The DNA region GTAACTCTTTTTGTTCCTTCCTCAAAATAAAGAGATCTCGACGCGTGGCTTCAAAAACTTCCACAGAGAATCACAcctagaaacaaaacaaaacaaaactaagaAACAATATTCGTTTACACATTGTGGCCTCCTCGATTGTGATCGCTCTTCTTCAGACATTTCTTTTAAGAGAATCGAATTTTCTCTTCCATTACTTTTTGccttttttgttttgcttgttCATTAAATTCAGTCTTCAACACGTCAAAGCTCAGAATACTCTCTCGCTTgccattgaagaagaagaaacctatctttctctctctgtcGAGGATCATGGCGAATGGTAAAGGGCCAGCCAAAAAATCGAACCTTGATCGATTTCTTCATTGCACGACACCATTAGTGCCACCCCAATCTCTCCCcaaggtttgtttttttttttttttttttagcttacGTTTCAGTTGTCAAATGTAAATCACCTGATGATTTGTTAATTATCGCAGGGGGAGATTAGTAGAAGCCTGAATGGATTGTGGCATTCACCGCGGGAGAGAGAAAAAGTTGAGTTTTTCAGGTTGAGTGATCTTTGGGATTGCTACCATGAATGGAGCGCTTATGGTGCTACTGTTCCTATTCATTTAACCAATGGAGAATCTCTTGTGCAATACTATGTTCCTTATCTCTCTGCAATCCAGATTTTCACCTCTCATTCTTCCTTGATCCGCTTAAGGTTCGAATCCTGAATTTGAATTCTTTTATTACTTTCTGATGATTATTTTTGGTTGATCATTGTTTAAGGATGAAGTTTGCGAATAGATTGTGGTTTCTCGTTAAGCATAGCAATGATTATTCTCATGTGTTTTACTTGTTGTTCCTCAGAAAGAATAAGTCTTCttttttattgaatttggtGTTGGTTGTTAATTAGGGAAGAGTCTGAAGATGGGGAATCCGATGGTAGGTATCCCTTTAGCGAGTCAAGTAGCGATGAGAGTGTCTCTGAGGAAGGACTTGAGAACAACAACCTCCTCAATGATCGTTTGGGTTACCTTTATCTCCAATACTTTGAGATAACGTCTCCTTATACCAGAGTTCCTCTCATGGACAAGGTATGTATACTCCTTGTTTCTTTCCCTCCTTGGTTTCATTGAGCTAGGTTTGACACTTGAAAGATGATATGCTTTTAGATCAATGAGTTATCGCGGAGATATCCTGGTTTGATGTCGTTGAGAAGCGTGGATCTTTCACCAGCGAGCTGGATGTCTGTTGCTTGGTACCCTATTTATCATATACCGATGGGAAGAACCATTAAAGACTTGTCCACTTGTTTCCTCACTTACCAcaccctttcttcttctttccaagGTCTCCACATTCTCCCTCCCCTCTAGTAAACTCTGTGAAATCACACTGGTGTTTAATCCCTTGTAATATTTGCAGATATGGAACTGGAAGAGAACGGTGGTGATAGAGAGAGGATGCGAAAGGAAGGAGAAGACATAACATTGCCCCCATTTGGGATGGCTACTTACAAGATGCAGGGCAATGTTTGGCTCTCGCATGACCACCAGGATGACCAAGAGAGATTGGTTTCGCTCTATAGCGTTGCGGATTCGTGGCTAAAACAGCTTAGGGTTCAACATCATGACTTCAACTACTTCTGCACTATGTCTTCTATGACTTATCGTGGCTAACTATGTTCGTTTCTTTCCTCATTATAAAGTCTAAATCCTTGCTTTGGTTTAGAATAGCGTTCTGACAAGTATATGTCCGTATATAGAGTTTGTTGCCTTGTTCAAACAGAGTATATTGTTTCTTGTAAGTTTTTATAACACTCTCTCTAGACACAGCGAGAAACATAACGTATTTACTTTAAGTTTTTATGACGTCTCTATAACCAACATTTGGTTCTTTAAAATTATGTACTAATTTTGCATAGAGAAATCAGATGACTGCAACCAAAAACCACGTGAAGATTATCAAAcaacattttataatatttaaattcttaAACAACATTCTGAAAAGATGTTAGTGATTTAGTTGGcatcaaaaagaaaatcatagtTATATTATCATTAAAGTTCGGTAGCTTTtggataataatttaaattggaAATTTGGAATCGTGGAAATGTGGTTGTAACTGGTAAGGAATCTTATCCTTCACGTTAGGTTTTCAAAAAGTGATCCCTTGTGCTTTGTTATTAGAGTAGAGGATAAGTTCAAACTTGCATTTGTCGAATCTCAAAGCAAACGTAAGCAccttatcttatttttattccATATAGGAATATACAATAGGTCATAATCAAACTGACTTTTCAAATGTCAAGAGATTCCACGTTCACTCTTTAATTTACTTCCACACCATCATCATAATCGATGTTCAAAAACAAGGATGCATCATATGGATGTTTGTACCGTGTGATATATCACACtttctaactttttttgtttagttcaggGATTATCATTTCTTTACGTTCATAAGTTCAGTTAATGTACACCACAGGTAAATTGAAATCAAACTACATAAAACAAATTCTATTGGAACAAGAGATTGTAAGCAGGAAGATCTTGAATCCGATGAATATCGTCCAATGAAAGCTCTCGCTCTAGCTGATTCCTAGTCGCCTGTAATACTTCCTGATATACACATACAAACacattaacatattatattataagcACACAAGTATCAATCTTCAAGAATTAGAGAGAAATACATACGTTGAATTCCATGTAAGAAGCGTGCATCGCAAGCCATTGAGCATCCATCATTGCGAAAGCTATACAATATAGTACATCAAATGCATTCTCGTCTTctgtaaaatttgtttttagatATAGTTCTTGATTATTCAACGCTTACATATActttttcagaatcagattgTATTAACTAGATACTTTGTTTACCTTCTAAGAGTTTGAGAAAATTCATTCCTGGTGTACATTTCGGCTTTGCTGCACAATAACAAAACAATCATTTAGAAATTTTGTAGTAACATGGTAAATAAAATGGTAACGAATCAAGAAACATACGAGTGTTTTGTAAATCGAGCATTTGGATCAGCATAAAGGAGATGTTAATTCCGGCCACCGCAAAAGGGTACTCCCACTTTGCCCTGTCGCCTCTTTGTTTCAATAATAGCCTCCGGAAACAAACCTTCACATTTTCATATACATATTCATGTTTTGTAGGAGCAAAGGAGTAAAATGAGAAAACAGAAGCTAGATATGAACATTTTTATGAGTAATTACCGGATAAGTTCTTGCAGAAAATAGCAAATTCTCTAAACCAATAAATCCACAACCCCTTCAAAACAAAATGTTAGTTAGCCCTTAAGatgtttatactttttttttgtatacacCTCACTAATTTACCTGAAATCGGTAGATGGATTGGGACCTTGCCATCCCATTTCTTTCCATTGTTCTGTTACTAAGCCTGTGAGATTAACATTCGGAAATGCGACATTCCACAATGCTTTAAGTGATTCCTGCCGCCATTAATCATACAAAATGCATCACACAAATGTTTATAGCATGATCAGTAtccctttaattttttttatgaattttttttaaaacatgaagGTCAGTATCCCTTTAATTACCGTTAAACATCATAAGAATAAGCTAAAATTCACCTACCTGATGGTCAGGACTTGACTCGTCAAAAGGTACAAGCAAACGATCTTGCAGCCTCTGCAGTCTTTCCTCCTATGATTGATTACAAATCCAAAATATCTGATGTaattaatcttatatatatGGAGAGGTATATGAAACTTGGTAACTATATATGCTAACCTGAAGCGGAGACAAAGTGTAGTCGACTGACTTGTCTTGACGTCTACTGGAGCGTGTGAAGAGCCCTCCTATCCATGATCTTGTTCCAACCGTAGGTGTAGGAATAACCACCGGCTCACTGAAACATTTATATACATATGAGCTGATAGGTATAATTAATCATTACatgactaaaaaaaaaatcatgacaTAACTAATAAACTAATCGctcacacatatatatattcatataattaaACGTGTTTCATAATACCCCCTGATCTCTAGCAATATATTATGAGTAAAACGTATATTTAGCTAAATGAGCTATTACGTGAGTGGAACAACTTGACCACTGCCATCTCGGCTCTTTGTTCCTTTTTTCTCGCCTTTCCCACGCTTCATCCTCCTCTACCTGCACATATTTTCAAACACATGTGGTTGCGTTTAACATTAGCAGTAAacattatttaaagaaaaaaaacttggaaAGAACAGAACGTTTGACTGAGCTTAATTATTTACAAGTTACAACCAAAGTGACATTGTTTACGTAAAATgaagaatgaaaaaaacatTGGAATAAACAAGAACAGTGTAATGAAATTCAAGATTGACAAAGAGAAGATTAATTGGTGAAGACACAAACAAGAAGGAAAGCATATTGCCTATGCTTCCTGAAGGTCATGAGAGGGAcacaaatattcaaagaaaattaGATGAACAAACGATTTGTTTAAAACTAAGAATATAAAATTGTCTAGAAAAATaacgattataaattaattcatgTTCTATTCATCAACATCATTTACATATTCACTTAGTCAAGATTTTGGTATAATTGGATACAAAAGGTTTCTCTATAGAAGATGTACCTAACACAATATGCGCAACCAAAGGGGGTTTTGTTTACATTACCTTTTGTGAAACGATTGGAACTTGACAATGCAAAACATCATTTGCAAACAATGATAACCAAATCAAATTTAACCATCTTTTGAACAAATTAATATGATTGATCAAAAAGTCGAAGAGACATATAAGAACAAGAGTACAAGACAATGGAGGAGATGGTCTAGACACGGTGACAACaaaggaggaggaagaaaatagaagagaaagaaaaagaaaatagaggCAAAAATGGAATTATTCATTGGAATTATGCAACTATTAGGAATTGCAAcagatgtattttttttttctttttctgtttcatCTCTCCAAATCTCTACATTGACCGTTAAGTTGCCGCCTTCTTCTCTATTCCACCAGATTATTGTTAGATACATTTGGACCGTCCAGATCGTTTACATTTGAGCAATCAACGGTGATCAAATCAGTTAGTTAATGACAGTAAAGCCCATTCCAGGCCTAATAATAACAAGCAAAGGATAGATTATCACTCAGAACTCAGAAGAAGATTAGTGATCTTCTGATTGGTCGGGAGAAAAGCTTTTTAGCCACGTGGCACTAACCGAATACTACCTTATCTTTTGTCTCCTCCCCTCAAATCGAACAACGTCGAAGGTACTGAACTCTACTAGCAACTTCATCAGCTCCGCACATTCATGGCTCTTCAGGCTGCCTATTCGCTTCTTCCTTCCACCGTTTCAATCCACAAAGAGGTATTATGTTTTCACATTTACCATTTTCAATAAAATGAAGAATCATCTAAAGAACTTCACCTCAAATGCCCATGGTTGATTTTGCAGGGTAGATTCGTTGCTTCTCCGAAGGAGACGACCGTAACTAGTTTTTCATTTTCCAACAGCCTTAGAGCCGACAAGATCTCAAACCGGTTAACCATAAAGGTAATTATCAATCAACTCCTTATACATAATTCTCAAAAACAGAGTAATTTATTGAGAACGTCCTGAGTTTTACTCTGTTCCGTTGCAGGAGCAGAGAAGACAAAGTCCGCGGTTTTCCACTAGCATTCGTGCACAGACAGTTACAGCAACGCCGCCAGCGAACGAGGCCTCGCCGGAGCAAAAGAAAACTCAGAGAAAAGGCACCGCAGTGGTCACGGGAGCTTCCTCTGGTTTAGGTTTAGCAACAGCCAAGGCTTTAGCAGACACGGGGAAATGGCACGTGATAATGGCGTGCAGGAACTTTCTCAAAGCCGAGAAAGCAGCTAAATCCGTAGGAATGTCCAAAGAAGATTACACGGTGATGCATCTCGATCTCGCTTCCCTCGAGAGCGTGAAGCAGTTCGTTGATAAC from Raphanus sativus cultivar WK10039 chromosome 8, ASM80110v3, whole genome shotgun sequence includes:
- the LOC108818894 gene encoding uncharacterized protein LOC108818894, whose protein sequence is MKRGKGEKKGTKSRDGSGQVVPLTEPVVIPTPTVGTRSWIGGLFTRSSRRQDKSVDYTLSPLQEERLQRLQDRLLVPFDESSPDHQESLKALWNVAFPNVNLTGLVTEQWKEMGWQGPNPSTDFRGCGFIGLENLLFSARTYPVCFRRLLLKQRGDRAKWEYPFAVAGINISFMLIQMLDLQNTPKPKCTPGMNFLKLLEEDENAFDVLYCIAFAMMDAQWLAMHASYMEFNEVLQATRNQLERELSLDDIHRIQDLPAYNLLFQ
- the LOC108822670 gene encoding uncharacterized protein LOC108822670, producing MANGKGPAKKSNLDRFLHCTTPLVPPQSLPKGEISRSLNGLWHSPREREKVEFFRLSDLWDCYHEWSAYGATVPIHLTNGESLVQYYVPYLSAIQIFTSHSSLIRLREESEDGESDGRYPFSESSSDESVSEEGLENNNLLNDRLGYLYLQYFEITSPYTRVPLMDKINELSRRYPGLMSLRSVDLSPASWMSVAWYPIYHIPMGRTIKDLSTCFLTYHTLSSSFQDMELEENGGDRERMRKEGEDITLPPFGMATYKMQGNVWLSHDHQDDQERLVSLYSVADSWLKQLRVQHHDFNYFCTMSSMTYRG